The DNA sequence CGTGAGTTCTTTAACAGACTTGCATAATACTTTCTACGGAGGTTGCAATTAATTGACGTAACCTTCGTGCAGCGATATAGTGCTAAACTTACTGGAATGGTTCCAGCAAGTTAATTTCAGTTCCTTTCGAGAAAGGAGTACTTTGTTATGAGTACGACTGTCCCTGCTGTTTTCCCAAAAACGGGTGTCGACGCAATCGACTCCCTTGACCTTGATCCGATCAAGGTCAAGCTGATGGACTCTGAAGAGGGTCAAGGCTGGTCTCGCGAGAAGGCAGACCAGATGGAACAGGCCTACAAGGCGTTCTTGTACCTCAACCTCAAGTACCCAGATCAGCCGATCGTCCCGACCGGCGAGATCGACGCTTTCTGGCATCAGCACATCCTCGACACCCGCAAGTACGCGGAAGACTGCCAGCAGGTCTTCGGACATATGCTGCACCACTTTCCATACTTCGGTATGCGAGGAGAGCAGGATGCACAGAATCTTCAGAACGCATTCGAGGAGACCAAGCACCTCTTCGAGGAAGTGTTCGGTATCAGCCTCGAGAACGCAGTGAACTGCAGCATCAGTCCCGGAAGCTGCGACGCTCCGCAGTGTTATCCGAGCAAGAATCTGGTATGCCAAGGCGGTAACACGCTGGCCGAAGCACGCCCCACTCTCGTTTAAACGAGAGTGTTCGAAAACACGATACCCTCACATAAACGTGAGGGTATTTTTATTTACCATGAGGTGTCATGTCCGGGACACTCTCTTTTTCTTTAACAAATCTATTACACCACGTCACCAACTGAGAGACCATCTCGCCCCGTTGTTCGGTAATAGCATGATCTGCACCCTCAAATAACATAAGTCGATGTGGTTTTCGATGCTCGAGTAACTTTGTCGAAAGATCTATTGAGTCAAGTGGATTAACTCGCCGGTCTGAAGCCCCGTGCATCAATAGTACCGGCACATCATCCGGAAATTTATCAGGCCAGCAAACAGCTGATCGCTTGCGATAGTTTTCATTAGTTGCGTTGAACATCTGCTCGAACCGCTTTTCCATTTCAGATCGCTCTTCAGCGGCCCGCTTCACGTTTGACCTCCCTCCAACCGTCACGGCTGCTTTTATCCAATTAACTTTTGCGAGTGCTAGGTACGTCATGAGGCCGCCGCGACTAATTCCGTACATTCCTACCCGGTTTTCATCCGCGTAATTAAGTTCCTGGGCGATAGTGTAGAGTTTCAGTACATCGTTGAGATCATCGCCTCCCATCTGGTCACTCCCTCCGCTACCGTCTTGGCCGGAATATTGTGACAGGAACAGAATATACCCCTCCTTCACCAACTCAACTATTGTTGGTTCGATAAATATTTGACCAATTTTTACAACACCCACTTCCATTGTCCCTCCTCTGTTCCAGATAATAACAGGATGATCTTCTTTCAACTCTGCAGGCTGGATAATAAAGCCGGTGACTTTTCTATCATCGACTCGATACTGTATTCGAAATACGTTAATACAGTCTTTATTCTTCCGAATTCGAGACAATTGACTTTCATTCAATAGGGAAGCATGGAATTGTTCCTGCGCTTCATCCCACTTAATTGGTTCGACTGACTCGATTATAGAAATATCTTTAATTGTTTCAGTCTTAGACATAGTAAACTATCATTACTATTGTATCATTTTGAAACGATTTACCATCAGCTCAATGAGCGTGAAGCCTTTTTCAGCTTTCTTGTCTTTTTTCCTATTTCTTCTCCGCCCCTGTTTTGTTGCTTCAAATTATAGCACAGCATTTAAGAGTCAAACCGTTTTTTCTGTTCATAGGTAACGGGAGTAGCGCTTTCGAGCACATACACATTATCATAATAAGAAGAATCCTGTGGTTGATCACTTTTTGTAATTTTTTGTCTGCCAAAATTAAATATGACCCCCTCTTTGTAATGCAATCTGATTGTTTCTGTGTCATTAACCGGAAGATACGTTGCAAGGGGTTTAAACGCACCATCCTCGCCTTCTAGTGTAAAGGATTGTTTTCGTGCATGAAGAGAACCTGTAACTATTATTACCAAGCTAGCGTCTTTACTGTCGCGCATAATTGCTTCTGCCATTTCTTTGTCTCTTTGATTCCAACTTTGTGCTTCCGAATCAAAACAGATAATTTTAATCTGACTACCATTTTTTATGTTTTGATCTCGTACTTCTGCGAGAAAATCGAGATGCTGATCAGAAAAAGCTCCACTTTCTACTGAATACAATTTTTTTACTATATTTTTAACTTCTCCATTAAAATCAAGTTCTCCTAGAATGTATTCATTTAACACCTTACTTTCAGACGAAGATAGCAACCATTCAAAAGCAAATACTGTCTTTTCGCCTGTTCTTTTTTGCCCACAAAAATGTAGCAGATCACGCAAGACATGCACGTTTTCACAAGCTCCATGTATCTCTCCCAACACAAAAAAACGAGTTTCGACTGAGGGTGTGAGATTATTCATAATGATTATGATAAAACAAACCCCTGTTTAATGACAGGGGTTTGGTGTTAGTATTTTCCACGCATCAAAAGATCACGGAAGATCATATCAGTCTTGACTTCTTTAGGTGCTGTTCATCAGATGAAACCATGTCCCTCACCAAAAACATCGGATATGGGGATCGGAGCGGGAACCAGTGTTTGCTGTGGAAACTGTGAGAAGGACTTTCTGGATGCAAATTCCCCAGAATCAAATTTCTTTGCATCGCCTCATTTGCAAGTTTCCGATGAATACTCTTAACCCATCTTTCTGACTTCTTTTCTACAAGATAAACAATCATAGCCCCGTAATCTTTATGCGATCTTTTCCATGTTTCGTAGTGAGATATAGCTGCCCGAAGTGTAGACATACATTCCTTTTTACTAACACCCGGAAGAATGTAGGTAAAATGCAAAGTATCTGCTTGTATCGCCCTTCGCGCAAATGGACACACGTCCCCATCTCGAAACGGATGATCAGCGCAAAGAAACTGAGTTACATATGAGATAATTTCTTTATAAGCAACTTGGGCGCGTACATCAATATCCTTAGGAACTCCTGTTTTCAATGTCCAGTAACCTTCCATTGTAATACTCCTTATTTCATTGTTTATGAACTTGAAAAAGTATACCATGAAATATATTTTCATCAAGTATTGACCTATAATATAGGATGCTATATATTATTTAGTAGGTTTGTTTGGTTTACGGTTCTTCAATCTTTTCATAAGGAATGTTACTAATGATCTATGGTAACCCCAATTCTACTGTGTTTTCCAAGCCCCCAAGGCTGTGGCACAGGATCAGAAGCTTCTTCAGCCGAAAGGCTGGGTATTCGCGTGGCTACTTTGCCTAAGTCAACAAGGCAACAGTAAGCTTCATCCACCAACCCGAATCAAACGATTCGGGTTTTTCTTTTCCGGAAAATCGTTACAAAGCACCACAGGGTTAAGAAAGAGGTACAGAACCAAAATGGTATACTTCACAAATACCGTGGTTTTAAAACAACAATTGCAATGTTAAACTACATAACTTAGTATAAAGAAGTTTATTGAAGATAAATCTCACCATGAAACACTCTGAAAAACACGGTCACTATCACCCCCTTACTCGGATCATACGACATTCGGTAAACATTTTTTCAGAAATGGGTTTTGAAGTTGATTATGGTCCTGAAATTGAAACTGAGGAAAACAATTTCGATAACCTCAACATGCCCCCCGATCACCCGGCACGGGATATGCAGGATACGTTCTGGATCAAGAACGATCCCTCTCGCCTATTAAGAACACAGACAAGCGCTCATCAAGTCCCATACATGCAGAGCCACACCCCTCCATTTCGAATGGTTTCCTACGGGAAGGTTTTTAGAAATGAAGCTACCGACAAAACACATAACGCGCAATTCCACCAACTAGAAGGCGTCGCGGTAGACACAAAAGGAGAGGTCACACTTGCTCACTTAAAAGGATCCTTATTTAAATATATTGAAGAGATGTTTGGCAATGTTGAAAAACGACTTAGGCCAGGATACTTTCCTTTTGTAGAACCAGGAGTAGAAGTTGACATTTATTCTAAAAATAAATGGCTTGAAGTATTAGGTGGTGGGATGGTACACCCAACTGTCCTAGAAAACGCAAACCTTGATCCTCAAAAATATTCTGGATTTGCATTCGGTATTGGTATAGACCGTATCGCTATGATCAAATACGGAATTGAAGATATTCGACACCTTTATTCTGGAGACCTTCGTTTCATCAACCAATTCTAGTCAGCACCTTCTCAAAACAAGCATGAGTATGAAGTTCGACTTCATACTTTTAAAAATGTGGTGTAATTTTTGTGGAGAAAGGGGTCAGGGAGAAACAGGGAGAAAGGGGTCAGGAGCTTTTTCTCGGTCTCCCCTTCTCTCTTAAGGTCGCCTGCAAACGAAATCGGTCGACCATCCTGTCTCGCCACGGGTTCGAGCCGTACGGCATACATTTTTTAGTACAACGTCTCACTGCTTGTAATTCGGATTCTGATAGCGGTTCGTTGACAAAA is a window from the Candidatus Paceibacterota bacterium genome containing:
- a CDS encoding prolyl oligopeptidase family serine peptidase; its protein translation is MSKTETIKDISIIESVEPIKWDEAQEQFHASLLNESQLSRIRKNKDCINVFRIQYRVDDRKVTGFIIQPAELKEDHPVIIWNRGGTMEVGVVKIGQIFIEPTIVELVKEGYILFLSQYSGQDGSGGSDQMGGDDLNDVLKLYTIAQELNYADENRVGMYGISRGGLMTYLALAKVNWIKAAVTVGGRSNVKRAAEERSEMEKRFEQMFNATNENYRKRSAVCWPDKFPDDVPVLLMHGASDRRVNPLDSIDLSTKLLEHRKPHRLMLFEGADHAITEQRGEMVSQLVTWCNRFVKEKESVPDMTPHGK
- a CDS encoding DUF6875 domain-containing protein → MKIYFMVYFFKFINNEIRSITMEGYWTLKTGVPKDIDVRAQVAYKEIISYVTQFLCADHPFRDGDVCPFARRAIQADTLHFTYILPGVSKKECMSTLRAAISHYETWKRSHKDYGAMIVYLVEKKSERWVKSIHRKLANEAMQRNLILGNLHPESPSHSFHSKHWFPLRSPYPMFLVRDMVSSDEQHLKKSRLI
- the pheS gene encoding phenylalanine--tRNA ligase subunit alpha, translating into MKHSEKHGHYHPLTRIIRHSVNIFSEMGFEVDYGPEIETEENNFDNLNMPPDHPARDMQDTFWIKNDPSRLLRTQTSAHQVPYMQSHTPPFRMVSYGKVFRNEATDKTHNAQFHQLEGVAVDTKGEVTLAHLKGSLFKYIEEMFGNVEKRLRPGYFPFVEPGVEVDIYSKNKWLEVLGGGMVHPTVLENANLDPQKYSGFAFGIGIDRIAMIKYGIEDIRHLYSGDLRFINQF